One genomic window of Cyprinus carpio isolate SPL01 chromosome B8, ASM1834038v1, whole genome shotgun sequence includes the following:
- the LOC109094724 gene encoding prokineticin-1-like: MSRVLILSVLLLSLSWCRCAVITGACDRDVQCGVGLCCAVSLWLRGLRMCTPQGLEGDECHPYSHKVPFPGKRQHHTCPCLPHLGCTRYSDNRYRCTSDFKNIDF, translated from the exons ATGAGCAGGGTGTTGATTCTGTCTGTGCTCCTGCTGTCCCTGAGCTGGTGCAGATGTGCCGTCATCACAGGG gcaTGTGACAGGGATGTGCAGTGTGGTGTGGGTCTGTGCTGTGCTGTGAGTCTGTGGCTCAGGGGTCTGCGCATGTGCACACCACAGGGGCTGGAAGGAGACGAATGCCACCCGTACAGCCACAAG GTTCCTTTTCCTGGCAAGAGACAACATCACACTTGCCCCTGTCTGCCACATCTGGGCTGCACCAGGTACAGCGACAACAGATATCGCTGTACCAGCGACTTCAAAAACATAGACTTTTAA